The genomic segment GATTCTGCCTATTGGGCCGCAGAATGCCTTTGTGTTGTCCCAGGGAATTCGTCGTCAATATCCGGTGATGGTGGCAGCACTCTGTGCCATCAGTGATGCCATTTTAATTTCTCTGGGCGTGTTTGGCGGTGGGGCGTTATTGGCTCAGTCACCGCTGTTGCTGCAACTGGTAACCTGGGCTGGCGTCGCCTTTCTAATTTGGTACGGATGGGGGGCTTTTCGCGAGGCATTGAAACCCAATTCTGATACCTTCAGTATGGATAACCAGACCTTGCAGACGCGCTATCGTATTATCGCCACGGTTCTGGCGGTCACCTGGCTAAATCCACATGTTTATCTGGACACGGTGGTGGTATTAGGCAGTTTGGGAGAGCAGTTTGGTGACCTGAGATTGTGGTTTGTCATCGGTGCGGTAACGGCCTCAATTATCTGGTTTTTCTCATTGGCACTGCTGGCAGCATGGATGGCACCCTGGTTGCAGAAGAGTCAGGCTCAGCGTGGTATCAATCTGGTGGTTGGCTCGGTGATGTGGGTGATCGCCATACAGTTGGCCAGACATGCGTTTTCAGGGCTGCTTGCCTGAGCCAATATTCATCCTGAGTAAACGGAACGTCAGGATGTTGTAAATTCTGTTGCCATTGTGCCGGATAATTCTATCATTGGTTCGGTTATACATTGACGGCACAGATTTTGTGCCGTCAGGTTATTCTTTCCGAGGAGAGTTCATGAAATTAAAAGCGCTGGCGATGGCAGCTGTGGTTGCCATGTTACCGATGACGATGCAGGCAGCAGAAGTGCCCGATGGTCCGCATATTGTAACTTCAGGTACCGGAACCATTGAAGTTCAGCCGGATATGGCAACCTTGCTGATCGAGGTAAAAGTATCTGATAAAGATGCTGCGGTAGCGAAAAAGCAAAACGATGAGCGTGTTGCTAAATATATGGAGTTTCTGGAGAAAAATGGCATTGCCAAAGCGGATATTGATGCCGCTAATATCCAGACCCGGCTGGAATACAACTATCCAAACAGTAGCGACAGCAGCAAAGTGGTAAAAGACTATGCGGCGGTTCGTCAGGTAAAAGTTACCGTTCGTCAACTGGACAAGCTAAACACTTTGCTGGATGGCGCATTAAGCGCAGGTCTGAATGAGATCCGCGATGTGACGCTGGGCGTAGCTAAAGATGATACTTATCGTAATGAAGTCCGCAAAAAAGCGGTTGAGAATGCCAAAGTGCAGGCAGAAGAGTTAGCAAAAGACTTTGGCGTTAAGTTGGGGCCGGTGTTTAGCATTCGCTATCGTGCCGCTAACCCAATGCCGGTGCCGATGATGCGTGCTTATAAATCTGATGCTGTCTCTGCCAGCGGTATTGATCAAACATACCAGCAGCAGAGCATCAGCTTTAACGATCAGGTTGACGTCGTATTTGATATTCAACGTTAATCGCGTAATCAGATTTGTCTTAATACCTGACGCCCGTAGCTTAACAGGGCGTCAGTGACTCCCCGCATAATTTTACTTTCTGGCGAGAAACGATGCCAGTAAAGCATCCGGCGCTGGCACAGGCCCGGTGTCAAATCCATTAACTCACCGTTAGCCAGCTCTCGCTCAATTTGCAGATGTGGGATCATGCAGCAGGTGGTTCCCTGTTTTGCCAACTGTACAAAGGCTTCTGAAGAGCTAACAATATGGCAGGGTACGCTGCCTGGCGGCAGGTCAAAGTTCTGCTGTAAGAATGCCTGATGCATATCATCCAGATGGTCAAACGCAACCGCAGGCGCTTTAAGTAATGCGGAGCGAGTTACGCCGTTAGGAAAATAGCGTTCAGCAAAGTCAGGTGATGCCACGAAAATATAGTCTAATGCTCCCAGTTGATCCACCAGACAGCGCGGCAGCGCCTGAGGTTGAATACTCACTGCACCCACTACTTCCCCTAAACGTAAGCGTTCCTGAGTTCGGGTTTCATCTTCAACCTGTAGATTTAAACGAATCGGAGAATCAGATAATACCGGCTTTAGCGCTGGTAATAGCCAGGTTGCCAGACTGTCGGCGTTAACGGCAAGGGAGAGCTGTAACGGAGAGTCAGCACTGCCTTCATCGCTTAGCCATTCATCTTCCAGTAATTCTACCTGATGTAAGAGAGCCAGTAACTTTTGCCCTTGTTCGGTAGGACGTGGGGGAACGGTACGGATCAGCAGTGGCTGACCATACAGGTATTCAAGCTGTTTAATGCGTTGAGATACGGCTGATTGTGTAATACATAATTTTTGCGCTGCACGTTCAAACCCGCGCTCACGGATAACCGCATCCAGCGCCTGAAGTACGCGATAATCTGGGCGTTTCATTCCTAAGTATTCTCCGTTTTAATCAGACCGTCTCTCTATCACTATGCCATACTTTTTAGATTATCGTATGTTTCTGACAGGTTTAACTGTTTCGTCTCGTGGGTTACTCTATAATAATCACATTTTTGACAGCTTAGGTAGATTTCACCATGACTCAAGATGAACTGAAAAAGGCAGTAGGCTGGGCGGCACTGAAATATGTGCGTCCGGGAACCATTGTAGGCGTAGGAACTGGCTCAACTGCTGCGCATTTTATTGATGCGTTAGGTTCAATAAAAGATCAAATAGAAGGGGCTGTTTCCAGCTCCAACGACTCCACGGCAAAACTGAAGAAGTTAGGAATCCAGATTTTTGACTGCAACGAAGTGGATTCACTGGATATCTATGTTGATGGCGCCGATGAAATTAACGGCCATATGCAAATGATCAAGGGTGGCGGGGCAGCGCTGACCAGAGAAAAGATCATTGCAGCGATTTCCCGCAAATTTATCTGTATTGCCGACAGTTCTAAACAGGTCGATATTCTGGGGGCTTTTCCTCTGCCGGTAGAAGTGATCCCTATGGCCAGAGCCTATGTTGCCAGAGAGCTGGTAAAACTGGGAGGAATGCCGGAGTACCGTCAGGGTGTGGTTACCGATAATGGAAACATCATTCTGGATGTGCATAACCTGAAAATTATGGATGCCGTGGCGATGGAAAATAAGATAAATAGTATCGCTGGTGTAGTAACCGTAGGATTGTTTGCGAACCGCGGCGCCGATGTGGCGTTGATTGGTACCGCTGATGGTGTAAAAGTTATTGAGTCGTAATGATGTGATTCCCCGAATTTTATATAACCCTATAAAATTCGGGGAAATGTTCAAAAATTATTACATATAATTAAAAAAATATTAATTTGGTGATATATATCACACTTAGCATTATCTTAACGTTAAGACGCTGCTCTTCTCTATCAGCGGCAGAATAAACCACCTAAATTAAAACATTCACTTACGCCTTCTACTGATATATAAGCAATCGATTGTATTGCCGTAACTTCTATTTTTGATATGTTGGTTAGACAGGGTCTATATAATAATCACTAGGGCAAGGTTCAGCAGATGGTAAAAGTATCGTTAGAAAAAGAGAGAATTAAGTTTCTCCTGGTGGAAGGTGTTCATCAAAGTACGGTGGATAACCTGCGTGCAGCGGGTTATACCAACATTGAATACCATAAAGGTGCACTGGATGATGAAGAGCTGAAAGTCGCTATTCGTGATGCGCATTTTGTTGGTATTCGTTCCCGCACCCACTTAAGTGCAGACATTCTGGCCGCCGCAGAGAAGCTGGTAGCCATTGGTTGTTTCTGTATTGGTACCAATCAGGTGGATCTGCATGCAGCCGCTAAACGTGGTATCCCTGTGTTTAACGCACCATTCTCCAATACTCGTTCCGTTGCAGAGATGGTGTTAGGGGAAATCCTATTGTTACTGCGCCGTATTCCTGAAGCTAACGCCAAAGCTCACCGCGGTGAGTGGTGCAAGCTGGCGGTCGGCTGTTTTGAAGCCCGGGGTAAAAACCTGGGGATCATCGGTTACGGCCATATCGGAACCCAACTGGGTATTCTGGCAGAATCTATCGGTATGAACGTGATGTTCTACGATATCGAGAACAAACTACCGTTGGGAAATGCTACTCAGGTACGCCACTTATCCGATCTGCTAAATATGAGCGATGTGGTGACGTTACACGTACCGGAAACCGCCAGTACTAAGAATATGATGGGACATAAAGAGCTGGCGCTGATGAAGCCTGGGTCTGTGCTGATCAACGCTTCACGCGGTACGGTAGTAGATATTCCGGCATTGTGTAGCGCATTGGAAAGTAATCATATCGCAGGGGCCGCTCTGGACGTATTCCCAACCGAACCGGCAACCAATCAGGATCCGTTTGAATCGCCATTAACTGCTTTTGATAATGTGTTGATTACACCGCATATCGGTGGTTCGACTCAGGAAGCACAAGCCAACATTGGTAATGAAGTGGCTGGCAAACTGGCAAAATATTCTGATAACGGCTCAACGCTTTCTGCGGTTAACTTCCCGGAAGTTTCCCTGCCGGCACCAAGTGAAAATGTCAGCCGCTTACTGCATATTCATGAAAACCGCCCAGGGGTTCTGAATCAGATTAACCATATCTTTGCGGAAGAGGGTATCAACATTGCAGCTCAGTTCCTGCAAACCAATAATGATATTGGTTATGTGGTTATCGATGTGGAAACCGATCGTTCAGATGAAGCATTGGAGCACATGAAATCGATTCAGGGCACCATTCGTGCAAGACTGTTGTTCTAATCGGGATTGATTGTGAATAAGGCGGCTGATTAGCCGCCTTTATTTTGCCGTTTTGCCTGAGATGATTTTTACCAACGCCAGTCGCGAGAAGGAGTGATAATTTCCGGTAGAGAAATATCCCAGTCCTCACAAGATAAAGCCTCGACCTGTTGGCAGTCGTGGGCAATTCCGATGGGCCAGAAACCATGATTACGCCAGTTTTTCAACGTTCGGTCATAGTAACCCCCACCCATTCCCAAACGATTTCCCTGTGCATCAAAAGCAACCAACGGCGTAATAATGACATCCAACTGTGACACGGGTAAAACCGACTGAACGTTAAGCCGCGGCTCCTGAATGCCAAAAGGGTGTGAAAT from the Limnobaculum zhutongyuii genome contains:
- a CDS encoding oxidative stress defense protein, producing the protein MKLKALAMAAVVAMLPMTMQAAEVPDGPHIVTSGTGTIEVQPDMATLLIEVKVSDKDAAVAKKQNDERVAKYMEFLEKNGIAKADIDAANIQTRLEYNYPNSSDSSKVVKDYAAVRQVKVTVRQLDKLNTLLDGALSAGLNEIRDVTLGVAKDDTYRNEVRKKAVENAKVQAEELAKDFGVKLGPVFSIRYRAANPMPVPMMRAYKSDAVSASGIDQTYQQQSISFNDQVDVVFDIQR
- the rpiA gene encoding ribose-5-phosphate isomerase RpiA — translated: MTQDELKKAVGWAALKYVRPGTIVGVGTGSTAAHFIDALGSIKDQIEGAVSSSNDSTAKLKKLGIQIFDCNEVDSLDIYVDGADEINGHMQMIKGGGAALTREKIIAAISRKFICIADSSKQVDILGAFPLPVEVIPMARAYVARELVKLGGMPEYRQGVVTDNGNIILDVHNLKIMDAVAMENKINSIAGVVTVGLFANRGADVALIGTADGVKVIES
- the serA gene encoding phosphoglycerate dehydrogenase: MVKVSLEKERIKFLLVEGVHQSTVDNLRAAGYTNIEYHKGALDDEELKVAIRDAHFVGIRSRTHLSADILAAAEKLVAIGCFCIGTNQVDLHAAAKRGIPVFNAPFSNTRSVAEMVLGEILLLLRRIPEANAKAHRGEWCKLAVGCFEARGKNLGIIGYGHIGTQLGILAESIGMNVMFYDIENKLPLGNATQVRHLSDLLNMSDVVTLHVPETASTKNMMGHKELALMKPGSVLINASRGTVVDIPALCSALESNHIAGAALDVFPTEPATNQDPFESPLTAFDNVLITPHIGGSTQEAQANIGNEVAGKLAKYSDNGSTLSAVNFPEVSLPAPSENVSRLLHIHENRPGVLNQINHIFAEEGINIAAQFLQTNNDIGYVVIDVETDRSDEALEHMKSIQGTIRARLLF
- a CDS encoding LysR family transcriptional regulator ArgP, which codes for MKRPDYRVLQALDAVIRERGFERAAQKLCITQSAVSQRIKQLEYLYGQPLLIRTVPPRPTEQGQKLLALLHQVELLEDEWLSDEGSADSPLQLSLAVNADSLATWLLPALKPVLSDSPIRLNLQVEDETRTQERLRLGEVVGAVSIQPQALPRCLVDQLGALDYIFVASPDFAERYFPNGVTRSALLKAPAVAFDHLDDMHQAFLQQNFDLPPGSVPCHIVSSSEAFVQLAKQGTTCCMIPHLQIERELANGELMDLTPGLCQRRMLYWHRFSPESKIMRGVTDALLSYGRQVLRQI
- the argO gene encoding arginine exporter ArgO; protein product: MLVAYFQGIILGMAMILPIGPQNAFVLSQGIRRQYPVMVAALCAISDAILISLGVFGGGALLAQSPLLLQLVTWAGVAFLIWYGWGAFREALKPNSDTFSMDNQTLQTRYRIIATVLAVTWLNPHVYLDTVVVLGSLGEQFGDLRLWFVIGAVTASIIWFFSLALLAAWMAPWLQKSQAQRGINLVVGSVMWVIAIQLARHAFSGLLA